The following proteins are encoded in a genomic region of Brachypodium distachyon strain Bd21 chromosome 1, Brachypodium_distachyon_v3.0, whole genome shotgun sequence:
- the LOC100827522 gene encoding glycine-rich protein 23, whose protein sequence is MATKEEKAFCSVVLLVSFALAAAEARAMPPPPSAAASLPVDPAWNGGGGKGAGSEEEEKNLFVGVGGMGDLPGLPAVGGGYGGGFGNNGAGVFSGVTGPLGGVGGGVGSVGPVGGVIGAGGTGSGIPFGGFAGGSGAGAGGGNVTP, encoded by the coding sequence ATGGCGaccaaggaggagaaggcgttCTGCTCTGTTGTCCTGCTGGTCTCCTTCGcgctggccgcggcggaggccagggccatgccgccgccgccgtctgctGCGGCCTCGCTTCCGGTTGATCCGGCCTGGAACGGAGGAGGGGGAAAGGGGGCggggtcggaggaggaggagaagaaccTGTTCGTGGGCGTGGGCGGCATGGGCGACCTCCCGGGGCTCCCGGCCGTGGGCGgcggctacggcggcggcttcggcaACAACGGCGCTGGCGTCTTCAGCGGCGTCACCGGCCCgctcggcggcgtcggcggcggcgtcgggagCGTCGGCCCCGTCGGCGGGGTCATCGGCGCCGGGGGTACCGGTAGCGGCATCCCCTTCGGCGGGTTCGCAGGCGGAAGCGGCGCaggtgcgggcggcggcaatgTCACGCCTTGA
- the LOC100837971 gene encoding vesicle-associated membrane protein 721, with amino-acid sequence MGQQSLIYAFVARGTVVLAEYTEFTGNFTTIASQCLAKLPSSNNKFTYNCDGHTFNYLVEDGFTYCVVAVESVGQQMPIAFLVRIKDDFSKRYGGGKAATAAASSLNREFGSKLKEHMQYCVDHPEEINKLAKVQAQVSEVKNVMMENIEKVLDRGEKIELLVDKTENLRSQAQDFRQQGTQVRRKMWLQNMKIKLIVLGIIVALILIIILSVCHGFKCK; translated from the exons ATGGGGCAGCAGTCGCTGATCTACGCGTTCGTGGCCCGCGGCACGGTCGTCCTGGCCGAGTACACGGAGTTCACCGGCAacttcaccaccatcgcctcccAGTGCCTCGCCAAGCTCCCCTCCAGCAACAACAAGTTCACCTACAACTGCGACGGCCACACGTTCAACTACCTCGTCGAGGACGGCTTCA CATACTGTGTAGTTGCCGTTGAATCAGTAGGGCAACAAATGCCCATTGCTTTCTTGGTTAGGATAAAGGATGATTTCAGCAAAAGATATGGTGGTGGGAAAGCAGCTACTGCTGCAGCAAGCAGCCTCAACAGAGAGTTTGG ATCAAAACTTAAAGAGCACATGCAGTATTGTGTGGACCACCCAGAAGAGATAAATAAGCTTGCTAAAGTGCAAGCACAAGTTTCAGAAGTCAAAAACGTTATGATGGAAAACATCGAGAAG GTTCTTGATCGTGGAGAAAAGATTGAACTGCTTGTTGACAAGACAGAGAATCTACgctcacag GCTCAAGATTTCAGGCAGCAAGGAACGCAGGTAAGGAGAAAGATGTGGCTACAAAACATGAAGATCAAGCTGATTGTTCTCGGCATAATTGTTGCACTCATTCTCATCATAATCCTGTCCGTGTGCCATGGATTCAAGTGCAAGTAA